A genomic segment from Vagococcus zengguangii encodes:
- the purQ gene encoding phosphoribosylformylglycinamidine synthase subunit PurQ, whose product MKFAVVVFPGSNCDKDLLWAMKDIMQVEAEFVDHTATDLSEFDGVLLPGGFSYGDYLRCGAIARFSNVMKEVTRFAEEGKPVFGTCNGFQILTEAGLLPGTLLRNESLNFICKTVPLKVVNAQTNFTSEYETDQIIHLPIAHGEGNYYCDEATLAQLKANGQIVFEYQENVNGSVEKIAGITNEQGNVLGMMPHPERAMESLLGSEDGRLFFASMIKNFGKVTN is encoded by the coding sequence ATGAAATTTGCGGTTGTTGTTTTTCCGGGATCGAATTGTGACAAAGATTTATTGTGGGCGATGAAAGACATCATGCAAGTGGAAGCGGAATTTGTAGACCATACAGCGACAGACTTAAGTGAGTTTGATGGCGTGTTATTACCAGGTGGTTTTTCTTACGGGGATTACTTACGCTGTGGAGCGATTGCGCGTTTTTCTAACGTGATGAAAGAAGTCACTCGTTTTGCTGAAGAAGGCAAACCTGTTTTTGGCACGTGTAATGGTTTCCAAATTTTAACCGAAGCTGGTTTACTACCAGGAACGCTATTACGTAATGAATCATTGAACTTCATTTGTAAAACAGTGCCGTTAAAAGTTGTTAATGCACAAACGAATTTTACAAGTGAATATGAAACAGATCAAATCATCCATCTACCAATTGCACATGGTGAAGGGAACTACTATTGTGATGAAGCAACGTTAGCGCAACTAAAAGCAAATGGTCAAATAGTCTTTGAATACCAAGAAAATGTTAACGGTAGTGTTGAGAAGATTGCTGGGATTACCAATGAACAAGGAAATGTGTTAGGCATGATGCCTCATCCAGAGCGTGCGATGGAAAGCTTGCTTGGCTCTGAAGATGGCCGTTTATTCTTTGCTTCAATGATTAAGAACTTTGGAAAGGTGACGAACTAA
- the purS gene encoding phosphoribosylformylglycinamidine synthase subunit PurS codes for MFFVKVYVTYKQSVLDPQGEAVKGAIHQLGYEGVQDVRIGKYFELKVKQTAEPVEEVIETLCDQLLANVNMETYRYEIVEMEEEA; via the coding sequence ATGTTTTTTGTCAAAGTATATGTTACGTATAAACAATCAGTTTTAGATCCACAAGGGGAAGCCGTTAAAGGGGCGATTCATCAATTAGGTTATGAAGGGGTTCAAGATGTTCGTATCGGAAAATATTTCGAGTTAAAAGTTAAACAAACAGCTGAGCCGGTTGAAGAAGTGATTGAAACGTTATGTGACCAATTATTAGCGAATGTTAACATGGAAACGTATCGTTACGAAATCGTTGAGATGGAGGAAGAAGCTTAA
- the purB gene encoding adenylosuccinate lyase, whose amino-acid sequence MIPRYTRPEMAALWSETNRYQTWLEVEILATEAWAELGIIPKEDVEKIHQGAAFDVARILEIEEETRHDVVAFTRCVSEFLGEERKWVHYGLTSTDVVDTAYGYQLKQVNQLLRQGIEAFIEIIGQKAIEHKDTVMMGRTHGVHAEPTTFGLKLATWYSEMKRNLVRFNLAAEGVEAGKISGAVGTFANIPPFVEEYVCDKLDIRPQEVSTQVLPRDLHAEYMSSLALIATSIECFATEIRGLQKSEQREVEEFFAKGQKGSSAMPHKRNPIGSENMCGLARVIRGHLVTAYENVALWHERDISHSSAERIILPDSTILLDYMLVRFGKIVRELTVFPENMKRNMHATHQLIYSQQVMLQLVAKGMTREQAYDLVQPLTAKAWDEQVDFRQLVEGNETISTVLTADDIASAFDYHHHLKQVEVIFKRVGLLD is encoded by the coding sequence ATGATTCCTCGTTACACTAGACCAGAAATGGCGGCCTTATGGTCAGAAACTAATCGTTATCAAACATGGCTAGAAGTTGAGATTTTAGCAACCGAAGCTTGGGCAGAATTAGGGATTATTCCTAAAGAAGATGTTGAAAAAATTCACCAAGGAGCGGCTTTTGATGTTGCGCGTATTTTAGAGATAGAAGAAGAAACACGTCATGATGTCGTAGCTTTTACCCGTTGTGTGTCTGAATTTTTGGGTGAAGAACGTAAATGGGTGCATTACGGCTTAACAAGTACTGATGTCGTGGATACGGCTTACGGCTATCAATTGAAACAAGTCAATCAATTATTACGTCAAGGAATCGAAGCCTTTATTGAAATTATTGGACAAAAAGCGATTGAACATAAAGACACGGTTATGATGGGACGTACGCATGGTGTTCATGCTGAACCGACAACATTTGGTTTGAAATTAGCAACGTGGTACTCAGAAATGAAACGTAATCTTGTCCGTTTTAATTTAGCAGCAGAGGGTGTTGAAGCGGGAAAAATTTCTGGAGCTGTCGGTACATTTGCGAATATCCCTCCTTTTGTAGAAGAGTATGTTTGCGATAAATTAGATATCCGCCCACAAGAAGTTTCAACGCAAGTTTTACCAAGAGATTTACATGCTGAATATATGAGCAGCTTGGCGTTAATTGCCACTAGTATTGAGTGTTTTGCGACTGAAATCCGTGGATTACAGAAGTCGGAACAACGTGAAGTAGAAGAGTTTTTTGCAAAAGGTCAAAAAGGCTCATCTGCAATGCCACATAAACGTAATCCAATTGGTTCAGAAAACATGTGCGGGTTAGCCCGTGTGATTCGTGGACATTTAGTAACAGCTTATGAAAACGTGGCACTATGGCACGAGCGTGATATTTCACATTCATCGGCTGAACGTATTATTTTACCAGATAGCACGATTTTACTTGATTACATGCTAGTGCGTTTTGGCAAAATTGTGAGGGAATTGACCGTTTTCCCTGAGAATATGAAGCGTAATATGCATGCGACGCATCAGTTGATTTATAGCCAACAAGTCATGTTACAACTAGTTGCTAAAGGCATGACACGTGAACAAGCCTATGACTTAGTTCAACCATTGACCGCAAAAGCTTGGGATGAGCAAGTTGATTTTAGACAGTTGGTCGAAGGAAATGAAACCATTTCGACCGTTTTAACGGCGGATGATATTGCCAGTGCCTTTGATTATCACCACCATTTAAAACAAGTAGAGGTTATTTTTAAACGTGTAGGATTACTTGATTAA
- the purC gene encoding phosphoribosylaminoimidazolesuccinocarboxamide synthase, with protein MTANELIYAGKAKKLFTTDTPDVLWVEYLDQATALNGLKKDTVIGKGQLNNQITSRVFDYLTAKGIKHHFIKQESATEQTIQRLSIIPLEVVVRNVVAGSFAKRFGLEEGAKLAQPIVEFYYKKDELDDPFINDAHVLFLDVATETEIAELKAQALEINQVLIELFNQLGIQLVDFKLEFGRNQAGEIVLGDEISPDTCRLWDKETGDHLDKDVYRREIGGIVSVYEEVLRRLEQLEGEK; from the coding sequence ATGACAGCAAACGAATTGATTTATGCAGGGAAGGCTAAAAAATTATTTACCACTGATACTCCAGATGTTTTATGGGTAGAGTATCTTGATCAAGCAACAGCTCTAAATGGCTTGAAAAAAGATACAGTAATCGGTAAAGGACAATTAAACAACCAGATTACTAGTCGCGTGTTTGATTATTTAACGGCTAAAGGCATCAAGCACCATTTTATCAAACAAGAATCGGCAACTGAACAAACGATTCAACGTTTAAGTATTATTCCGTTAGAAGTAGTGGTTCGTAATGTGGTAGCGGGAAGTTTCGCCAAACGTTTTGGTTTAGAAGAAGGTGCTAAATTAGCGCAACCTATCGTTGAATTTTATTATAAAAAAGATGAGTTAGACGATCCATTTATTAATGATGCGCATGTTTTGTTTTTGGACGTTGCAACCGAAACAGAAATTGCCGAGTTGAAAGCTCAAGCATTAGAAATTAATCAAGTATTAATTGAGTTATTTAATCAATTAGGCATTCAATTGGTTGATTTTAAACTGGAATTTGGTCGTAATCAAGCAGGTGAGATCGTGTTAGGTGATGAGATTTCTCCTGATACGTGTCGTTTATGGGACAAAGAAACTGGCGACCACTTAGATAAAGATGTTTATCGTCGTGAAATTGGTGGAATTGTGTCGGTTTATGAAGAAGTATTACGTCGTTTAGAACAATTAGAGGGGGAAAAATAA